The proteins below come from a single Bombus fervidus isolate BK054 chromosome 15, iyBomFerv1, whole genome shotgun sequence genomic window:
- the LOC141445911 gene encoding LOW QUALITY PROTEIN: NADH dehydrogenase [ubiquinone] 1 alpha subcomplex subunit 5-like (The sequence of the model RefSeq protein was modified relative to this genomic sequence to represent the inferred CDS: substituted 2 bases at 2 genomic stop codons) gives MSGLLKKSTNLTGLAVSVNPRVELRTLYDRILRLANLMLQDXIYRKSIESLVKERTDIILQNESVPDIEEKINQGQIXEQIIHAKNEINLMRDMLEYKPWESLMEKSPPHQWTWPPHK, from the exons ATGTCAGGATTATTGAAAAAG TCGACGAACTTGACTGGACTCGCTGTATCTGTGAATCCTCGCGTGGAACTTCGTACATTGTATGATAGAATTTTACGGCTCGCGAATCTGATGCTACAAGACTAAATTTACAGGAAATCTATAGAAAGTTTGGTTAAGGAAAGGaccgatattatattacag AATGAAAGCGTTCCTGATATAGAGGAAAAGATAAACCAGGGACAAATATAAGAACAAATAATTCACGCAAAGAACGAAATCAACTTGATGCGCGATATGCTCGAGTACAAACCATGGGAGAGCTTGATGGAAAAATCTCCACCGCATCAGTGGACTTGGCCCCctcacaaataa